A DNA window from Hordeum vulgare subsp. vulgare chromosome 1H, MorexV3_pseudomolecules_assembly, whole genome shotgun sequence contains the following coding sequences:
- the LOC123405768 gene encoding flavone O-methyltransferase 1-like, whose translation MANEEALMFALQLASSAVLPMTLRTCIELGLLETLVGAGGKTLTPEEVAAKLPSKAESNPDAASMVDRLLRVLATYKVVSCLVDECADGSLSRRYGAEPVCKWLTPNEDGVSMAPFCLLAQNKLFMEAWCHMKDAVLEGGSAFTKAFGASWFDYAGTDDHFNHLFNEAMKDHSVIITKKLLELYTGFDGIDTLVDLAGGVGAVIHAITKKYPSIKGINFDLPHVISDAQPYPGVEHVGGDMFEMVPSGDAILMKWILPCFSDDECAVLLKNCYDALPAHGKVINVECILPVNPDATNNAQGLICVDASLLAYSPGGKERNLRDFEKLAKAAGFTGVKASYIFANFWAMEYTK comes from the exons ATGGCCAACGAGGAGGCGTTGATGTTCGCGCTGCAGCTGGCTTCGTCGGCTGTCCTGCCGATGACGCTTCGCACTTGCATCGAGCTGGGCCTGCTGGAGACCCTGGTGGGCGCCGGTGGGAAGACGTTGACGCCGGAAGAGGTAGCGGCCAAGCTTCCGTCCAAAGCGGAGTCCAACCCGGACGCGGCGTCCATGGTGGATCGGTTGCTGCGGGTACTGGCAACATACAAGGTCGTTTCGTGCCTAGTGGATGAGTGCGCAGACGGGAGCCTGTCCCGCAGGTATGGCGCTGAGCCGGTGTGCAAGTGGCTCACTCCCAACGAGGACGGTGTCTCCATGGCGCCCTTCTGCCTCCTTGCCCAGAACAAGCTCTTCATGGAGGCCTG GTGTCACATGAAGGACGCGGTCCTTGAGGGTGGCAGTGCATTCACCAAGGCATTCGGAGCGTCGTGGTTTGACTACGCTGGCACAGATGATCACTTCAATCACCTCTTTAACGAGGCCATGAAGGACCATTCGGTCATCATCACCAAGAAGCTTCTCGAATTGTATACTGGTTTCGACGGCATCGACACCCTTGTGGATCTCGCGGGTGGCGTGGGCGCCGTCATCCACGCCATCACCAAGAAGTACCCGAGCATAAAGGGGATCAACTTCGACCTTCCCCACGTAATCTCCGACGCGCAGCCCTACCCCGGCGTCGAACACGTCGGCGGCGACATGTTTGAGATGGTGCCGTCCGGAGACGCCATCCTCATGAAATGGATTCTCCCCTGCTTCAGCGACGACGAGTGTGCGGTACTCCTCAAGAACTGCTACGACGCACTGCCCGCGCATGGTAAGGTGATCAACGTGGAATGTATCCTGCCAGTGAACCCGGACGCGACAAACAACGCGCAGGGGTTAATCTGTGTGGACGCCAGCTTGCTGGCGTACAGCCCCGGCGGCAAGGAAAGGAACCTCAGGGACTTCGAGAAGCTAGCCAAGGCTGCAGGGTTTACAGGCGTCAAGGCCAGCTACATCTTTGCGAACTTCTGGGCAATGGAGTACACCAAGTAG